In a single window of the Gossypium hirsutum isolate 1008001.06 chromosome D02, Gossypium_hirsutum_v2.1, whole genome shotgun sequence genome:
- the LOC121214484 gene encoding LOW QUALITY PROTEIN: protein ALWAYS EARLY 3-like (The sequence of the model RefSeq protein was modified relative to this genomic sequence to represent the inferred CDS: inserted 1 base in 1 codon), producing MAPSRKSKSVNKKFSYVNEVASSKDGDSSAKRSGKRKRKLSDMLGPQWTKEELERFYEAYRKYGKDWKKVSPMIRNRSVEMVEALYTMNRAYLSLPEGTASVVGLIAMMTDHYSVMGGSDSEQESNEGMGISRKPQKRSRGKIRDQPSKSSDKPLPDLLQFPSANSGCLSLLKRRRSESRPRAVGKRTPRVPISFSHDKNKGERYFSPIRQGMKLKVDAVDDDVAHEVALALTEASQRGGSPQVSRTPNRKAETPSPVINSERMNADSETTSAKIHGSEVDEDACELSLGSTEADNADYAKDKNYSRNIEGTGTVEVQQKGKRYYRRKPEIEESVNHQEDTKEACSGTEEGQQLCEFKGNFDCEVEDAKTSRASIKGPRKRSKKVLFEGVEGTAFDALQTLADLSLMMPETADTESSVQYKEEKNEVEKTKLKGNHLVPGAKGSASKASRHGKLFGHDVRANPEAKEAHPANVGMRKRRQKSSPYKLQIPKDETDAVSQLGESPNIEASGEVKNLLSKGKLSNNVGHPKQGKFVRPPEHASSSTDQGRDLNNSAPSTIQVSSVNQVNLPTKIRSKRKTDVREPAIRKGTKSSDNVVKGKISGPVTLFHDGALDLKEKLCNFLCSYQARRWCAFEWFYSTIDYPWFAKREFVEYLDHVGLGHIPRLTRVEWGVIRSSLGKPRRFSEQFXKEEREKLNQYRESVRRHYAELRAGIGEGLPTDLARPLSVGQRVIAVHPKTREIHDGSVLTVDYSRYRIQFDSPELGVEFVMDVDCMPLNPMENLPASLSRQNAAIRKFVENYNELKMNGQSKESKMEENIKFMQCDNLENANSPSRTSPSTFSVGNLSQPVKVDSSSPNLQLKIGPTETVYTQAINSQPSAVSLVQAREADVEALSQLTRALDKKEAIVSELRRMNDEVLENQKGGDNHIKDSDSFKKQYAAVLLQLNEVNEQVSSALLCLRQRNTYQGTSSGKLLNPSGKIGEQGSQLSSFDPMHHVQESVSHVAEIVESSRRKARSMVDAALKAMSSLRKGGKNIERIEDAIDFVNNQLSLNEFSAPAPRSAAPVDSVRSHDNLTACSSYPFATSHIPEMKLQNLSDQDELKIPSDLISQCVATLLMIQKCTERQFPPGDVAEVLDSAVTSLKPCCSQNLPIYTEIQKCMGIIRNQILALVPTS from the exons ATGGCTCCATCTAGGAAATCTAAGAGTGTAAATAAGAAGTTTTCTTATGTTAACGAGGTTGCTTCTAGTAAAGATGGAGATAGTAGTGCTAAGAGAAGTGGGAAACGG AAAAGGAAGCTATCTGACATGTTAGGGCCTCAATGGACTAAGGAAGAGCTTGAACGTTTCTATGAAGCATATCGTAAGTATGGAAAAGATTGGAAGAAG GTGTCTCCTATGATACGTAATCGGTCTGTGGAAATGGTTGAAGCTCTTTACACTATGAACAGG GCCTACTTATCTCTTCCTGAGGGCACTGCTTCTGTGGTTGGGCTCATAGCAATGATGACGGATCATTATTCTGTTATG GGAGGAAGTGACAGTGAACAAGAGAGCAATGAGGGCATGGGAATTTCTAGGAAACCTCAGAAGCGTAGCAGGGGAAAAATTCGAGATCAACCTTCTAAAAGTTCAGATAAGCCGCTTCCAGATCTTTTGCAATTTCCTTCAGCTAATTCAGGTTGCCTGTCATTGTTGAAGAGGAGACGCTCTG AAAGTAGGCCCCGTGCTGTCGGAAAAAGGACTCCTCGTGTTCCTATTTCTTTTTCTCATGACAAAAACAAAGGGGAAAGGTATTTTTCACCTATTAGGCAGGGCATGAAACTAAAGGTGGATgcagttgatgatgatgttgCTCATGAGGTAGCACTAGCATTGACGGAGGCATCACAAAGAGGTGGCTCTCCCCAAGTTTCTAGAACACCAAATAGAAAAGCAGAGACGCCTTCACCTGTCATCAACAGTGAAAGGATG AATGCTGACTCAGAAACTACTAGTGCCAAGATTCACGGTAGTGAAGTGGATGAGGATGCTTGTGAATTAAGCTTAGGAAGCACTGAAGCAGATAATGCAGATTATGCTAAAGACAAAAACTATTCAAGGAATATAGAAGGCACTGGTACCGTTGAAGTTCAACAGAAGGGGAAAAGATACTACAGAAGGAAGCCAGAGATTGAGGAAAGTGTAAACCATCAGGAAGACACAAAAGAAGCCTGTAGTGGGACAGAAGAAGGACAACAATTATGTGAGTTCAAGGGAAACTTTGATTGTGAGGTTGAAGATGCTAAAACTTCTAGAGCCTCCATCAAGGGTCCAAGAAAAAGAAGTAAAAAGGTGTTGTTTGAAGGAG TTGAAGGCACTGCCTTCGATGCCCTGCAAACTCTAGCAGATCTGTCCTTGATGATGCCGGAGACTGCTGACACCG AGTCATCTGTGCAGTATAAGGAAGAGAAAAATGAAGTTGAGAAGACTAAACTGAAAGGAAATCATCTTGTTCCAGGAGCTAAAGGCTCTGCCTCCAAGGCATCTAGACATGGAAAACTTTTTGGTCATGATGTTCGTGCTAATCCTGAAGCAAAGGAGGCACATCCGGCTAATGTTGGAATGAGGAAAAGGAGACAGAAATCCTCACCTTATAAA TTGCAGATACCAAAAGATGAAACTGACGCTGTTTCTCAGTTGGGTGAATCTCCAAACATTGAG GCTTCTGGTGAGGTAAAGAATCTTCTGAGTAAAGGTAAACTGTCTAATAATGTTGGACATCCAAAGCAAGGGAAATTTGTGAGACCTCCAGAGCATGCCTCCTCCAGTACTGATCAAGGAAGGGACTTGAACAATTCAGCTCCATCTACTATACAGGTTTCATCTGTTAACCAGGTCAACCTACCGACAAAAATCAGGAGTAAGCGAAAGACGGATGTGCGGGAACCAGCAATTAGGAAGGGTACAAAGTCCTCTGATAATGTTGTAAAGGGAAAAATTAGTGGGCCAGTTACATTATTCCATGATGGAGCACTGGATCTGAAG GAAAAGCTTTGTAACTTCCTTTGTTCATACCAAGCACGGAGATGGTGTGCCTTTGAATGGTTCTATAGTACAATTGATTATCCATGGTTCGCTAAAAGGGAGTTTGTGGAGTATTTGGATCATGTAGGATTAGGTCATATTCCTAGATTAACTCGTGTTGAATGGGGTGTAATAAGGAG TTCCCTTGGCAAACCACGGCGGTTTTCTGAGCAAT TAAAGGAAGAAAGGGAGAAGCTTAATCAATACCGGGAGTCGGTTAGAAGGCATTATGCTGAACTCCGTGCCGGTATTGGTGAAGGACTTCCAACTGATTTAGCTCGACCTCTATCGGTTGGACAACGTGTCATTGCTGTTCATCCAAAAACTAGAGAGATTCATGATGGAAGTGTGTTAACTGTTGACTATAGTAGATACCGGATTCAGTTTGACAGCCCTGAGCTAGGAGTGGAATTTGTTATG GATGTTGATTGTATGCCTTTAAACCCAATGGAAAATTTGCCTGCTTCCCTTTCAAGACAAAATGCTGCCATCCGTAAATTTGTTGAGAACTACAATGAGCTCAAAATGAATGGGCAGTCAAAAGAAAGCAAGATGGAAGAGAACATCAAGTTTATGCAATGTGATAACTTGGAGAATGCCAATAGTCCATCTCGTACTTCCCCATCAACTTTCAGTGTTGGCAATTTATCACAGCCAGTTAAG GTTGATTCATCAAGTCCTAATTTACAACTTAAAATTGGGCCTACCGAAACTGTTTATACACAAGCAATAAATTCTCAGCCTTCTGCTGTGTCGCTGGTTCAGGCAAGAGAAGCTGATGTTGAAGCACTTTCTCAGTTGACTCGTGCTCTTGATAAAAAG GAGGCCATTGTGTCTGAACTGCGACGTATGAATGATGAGGTGTTGGAAAACCAGAAAGGTGGAGACAACCATATAAAGGATTCAGATTCTTTCAAGAAGCAATATGCTGCTGTTCTCTTACAGTTGAATGAAGTCAATGAACAG GTTTCTTCTGCTCTGTTGTGCTTGAGGCAACGGAATACATATCAAGGGACCTCCTCGGGTAAGCTGCTGAATCCCTCGGGTAAAATTGGTGAGCAAGGCTCTCAGTTGAGCTCTTTTGATCCTATGCATCATGTCCAAGAATCTGTATCCCATGTAGCTGAAATTGTTGAAAGTTCAAGAAGGAAAGCTCGATCAATGGTTGATGCAGCCTTAAAG GCTATGTCATCTTTGAGAAAAGGGGGGAAAAACATTGAGAGGATTGAGGATGcaatagattttgtaaataaCCAGCTTTCATTGAATGAGTTTAGTGCACCTGCTCCGAGGTCTGCGGCCCCAGTAGACTCTGTCCGTAGTCATGATAATCTGACTGCTTGTTCATCATATCCATTTGCAACTAGTCATATACCTGAGATGAAGCTGCAAAATTTGTCAGACCAAGATGAACTTAAAATCCCTTCAGACCTTATTTCGCAATGTGTAGCCACCTTGCTCATGATACAG AAATGTACAGAAAGACAGTTCCCACCAGGAGATGTTGCAGAGGTGCTAGATTCAGCAGTTACAAGTTTGAAGCCATGTTGTTCACAAAATCTACCGATTTACACAGAGATACAGAAATGTATGGGAATTATTAGGAATCAGATATTGGCATTAGTTCCCACATCATGA